In Glycine max cultivar Williams 82 chromosome 7, Glycine_max_v4.0, whole genome shotgun sequence, a single window of DNA contains:
- the LOC106799218 gene encoding leucine-rich repeat extensin-like protein 3 has translation MRKKTYSDLSLLLILVAQSLSASSFSHNGPLTDAQVSFIKQRQLLYYKDEFGDRGEKVTLDPSFVFENDRLKSAYIALQAWKEAILSDPKNLTQDWLGPNVCNYSYVFCAPAPDNHKIRTVAGIDLNHGDIAGYLPEELGLLTDLALLHINTNRFCGTLPHKFDRLKLLFELDLSNNRFAGKFPDVVLRLPQLKFLDLRFNEFEGTVPKELFDKDLDAIFINDNRFVFDLPENFGNSPVSVIVLANNRFHGCVPAGIGNMKRLNEIILMNNAFRSCFPAEIGLLQNLTVFDVSFNQLLGPLPDAIGGAVSLEQLNVAHNLLSGKIPESICKLPNLQNFTYSYNFFTGEPPRCLALPAFDDRRNCLPARPAQRSAGQCKSFLSHPVDCNSFRCKPFVPSLPPPPPPSPPLPSPPPPPSPVYIPHSPPPPPPPVYSPPPPPPPPPVYSPPPPPPVYSPPPPPPVYSPPPPPPVYSPPPPPPPVYSPPPPPP, from the coding sequence ATGAGGAAGAAAACCTATTCCGACTTGTCTCTCTTGCTCATTCTGGTTGCTCAGTCCCTCTCTGCCTCCTCATTCTCACACAATGGACCTCTCACCGACGCCCAAGTCTCTTTCATCAAGCAGCGTCAGCTTCTTTATTACAAGGACGAGTTCGGTGACAGAGGAGAAAAGGTAACCCTAGATCCCTCCTTCGTCTTCGAAAACGACCGTTTGAAAAGCGCTTATATAGCGTTACAAGCCTGGAAGGAAGCCATTCTCTCCGATCCCAAGAACCTCACGCAGGACTGGCTGGGACCCAATGTTTGCAACTACTCCTACGTTTTCTGCGCTCCGGCTCCTGACAACCATAAGATCCGCACCGTCGCCGGCATCGACCTCAACCACGGCGACATTGCCGGATACCTTCCTGAGGAGCTAGGTTTGCTCACCGACCTCGCTCTTCTCCACATCAACACCAACCGTTTCTGCGGCACTTTGCCGCACAAGTTCGACAGGCTGAAACTCCTCTTCGAGTTAGATCTCAGCAACAACCGTTTCGCCGGGAAGTTCCCCGACGTGGTGCTGCGTTTGCCGCAGCTCAAGTTTCTAGATCTGAGATTCAACGAATTCGAAGGCACGGTTCCGAAGGAGCTCTTCGACAAGGACCTGGACGCGATTTTCATCAATGACAACCGCTTCGTCTTCGACTTGCCGGAAAATTTCGGAAACTCGCCGGTGTCGGTGATCGTGCTGGCGAACAACCGCTTCCACGGATGCGTGCCGGCGGGAATCGGCAACATGAAGAGGCTGAAcgagattattttgatgaacaACGCGTTCAGGTCGTGCTTCCCTGCGGAGATAGGGTTGCTGCAGAACTTGACGGTGTTCGATGTAAGCTTCAACCAGTTGTTGGGGCCTTTGCCTGATGCTATTGGAGGTGCGGTGAGTTTGGAGCAGTTGAATGTGGCGCATAACTTGCTGTCAGGGAAGATTCCAGAGAGCATTTGTAAGCTTCCGAATCTGCAGAACTTTACTTACTCTTATAACTTCTTCACTGGCGAGCCGCCAAGGTGTCTCGCTTTGCCGGCGTTTGATGACCGCCGCAACTGCCTCCCGGCTAGGCCGGCCCAGCGCTCCGCCGGGCAATGTAAGTCGTTTTTGTCGCACCCTGTCGATTGTAATTCGTTTAGGTGTAAGCCTTTTGTTCCTTCAttgcctcctcctcctcctccctcACCACCATTGCCATCGCCGCCGCCACCGCCGTCGCCAGTTTACATTCCTCATTCCCCTCCACCGCCACCACCGCCGGTGTATTCACCGCCTCCTCCACCGCCACCACCGCCGGTGTATTCACCGCCTCCTCCACCACCAGTGTATTCTCCGCCGCCACCACCACCAGTGTATTCTCCGCCGCCACCACCTCCAGTGTATTCTccgccgccaccaccacctccagtGTATTCACCTCCACCTCCGCCACCA